Below is a window of Methanosarcinales archaeon DNA.
CAATAATGCAACATTGATGTACATTAAAGAAGAAGAAGAAGCTACAGACATTACATCAGATGAAGATTTGCAGTCTCGTTTAGATTTTAACAAATTGGGAATACTTGTTAGGAAAATTGAAGAATATATTGATAATGATAATAACATTTTTTCTAAAACTCTTACTAATGTACAAATCGATGAAAAAGATGCAATTGTAAATAATGAAATATTTGATTGCATTAAAATTATTGCTTCTCAGTATGGAGAGATCATCAAGGAAATATTGTCCCATGGTTTTACTAAAAACGAGATTGTTATTAAAGAGATCAAGGACGATGACACTCGAAAAGAGATATTCATAAAAGTAAGCGAGATCTCTAATAGACTATCAGCCCTGGGTGGGGATGGATTAGAACTGAAAGACCTGTTAAACCTTTAGCATCAAGGTGTAATAATTTGTTCTTTATTAAACCATTTCAGCCAGAATATTTTCAAGAAGTCATATCTATTGAACAGGAGATATTCAAAGAACACGATCCTTATACCTACATGGAATTATATGAAAGCGTCTCAGATGGATTTCTAGTAGCTATAGACCAAAAAAAATTAATCGGTTTTGTGGTGGGTTTTTTATCGATCCCTGGAAAGGGGAGGATCTTTACCATTGCAGTGTTGCCAAAATACCAGAACAAGGGAATAGGTACTAATCTATTAACGAACATGTGTTCTGTATTGAAAAAAAAAGGAGCAAAAGAGGTCGGATTGGAGGTCCGGATGAGTAATTTTTCGGCCCAGCAGTTCTATTTGAAGCGGGATTTCATTCCGGTTTGGGTGGAGAATGGATATTATAGCGATGGAGAAAATGCATTAGTATTGAAAAAAGAACTATAATTATCTTAAATCTTATATTCTGGTCGTAACAATAATTGAATTTACCAAAAATAAATCATCTGAAATCTCATTTTATTCAATACCATACATATCTTTCAGACCGTGCCCTGTACCCATGCACACTACTGTCTTACCGTTCAACTTTTCAGATATTTTCCTTGCCCCTGCATAAGCTACTGCACCACTGGGCTCCACAAAAATCCCATGCCTGCCAAGAAAATCCCTGGCTTTTATTACTTCATTATCAGATACACTTACACCCATACCTTTAGTCTCCCTGATAGCTCTCAGTGCTCCGAGACCTTCTATTGGATCTCCGCATGCAATAGCTGTTGCCACGGTCTGTGGGTTGTCAACAGGTACAATATCCCTGGCACCCGATTCCCAGGCATCTACCACAGGTTTGCATTCATCCACCTGAACACCTATTATGGTTGGTTTATGCTCGATAATACCCACCTCAAACATATCCTTAAATGCTTCAAATATCCCCCAGATCAATGTGCCGTTGCCAATAGGGGCGATCACAATATCAGGGATGTGCCAGTATAATTGGTCAGCTATCTCGAAGCCTATAGTCTTTGTACCTTCACTTCTCCATGGATAATCCCCAGTCAAAAACGAGTCCGGGTGGTTGAGCACATATTCTTCGGCCAGGTTCATTGCTACAGCATAGTCGCCCTTTACATATTGCATCTCGGCTCCATAGGCCTTGATCTGCTTTATCTTGGCTGACCCTACAATATTGGGAACGAACACTGTACAATCAAGACCTGCATAGGCTGCATAAGCCGCTATTGAGGCTCCCATATTGCCTGTTGAGGCTACTACCACCTGTTTTTTTTCGTTCTCAAGGGCTTTT
It encodes the following:
- the rimI gene encoding ribosomal protein S18-alanine N-acetyltransferase; translated protein: MFFIKPFQPEYFQEVISIEQEIFKEHDPYTYMELYESVSDGFLVAIDQKKLIGFVVGFLSIPGKGRIFTIAVLPKYQNKGIGTNLLTNMCSVLKKKGAKEVGLEVRMSNFSAQQFYLKRDFIPVWVENGYYSDGENALVLKKEL
- the thrC gene encoding threonine synthase, whose protein sequence is MVYVTGFRCFKCNRHHLPEEIENKPIPRCSNCNSGLDAEYDYKSIKKSLLTDSFKRGTPTHWKYWPFLPVRDLSKIITMNEGGTPLLENQSLTDEIGCKRLLIKYEAMNPTGSFKDRGSSLEITKALENEKKQVVVASTGNMGASIAAYAAYAGLDCTVFVPNIVGSAKIKQIKAYGAEMQYVKGDYAVAMNLAEEYVLNHPDSFLTGDYPWRSEGTKTIGFEIADQLYWHIPDIVIAPIGNGTLIWGIFEAFKDMFEVGIIEHKPTIIGVQVDECKPVVDAWESGARDIVPVDNPQTVATAIACGDPIEGLGALRAIRETKGMGVSVSDNEVIKARDFLGRHGIFVEPSGAVAYAGARKISEKLNGKTVVCMGTGHGLKDMYGIE